Proteins encoded within one genomic window of Nordella sp. HKS 07:
- the cobA gene encoding uroporphyrinogen-III C-methyltransferase, protein MDKPSKIKADGTAHSGFARLDSEPFPAFEPGWVWLVGAGPGAPGLMSLLCYHALQSSDVVVYDALVNPDILKWVRPGTALEYAGKRGGKPSAQQRDITLRLIELAEAGKRVLRLKGGDPFMFGRGGEECQHLVKAGIPFRIVPGITAGIGGLAYAGLPATHRDTNHSVIFLTGHDASGKMPANVNWQAVATASPVIVMYMAVKNLDEIADALIAGGRDPDDTVTIISHATLPGQSVAHTTLGAVRAFLASAEPATPAIVVLGPIAEWREVLDWYQGALRENPVG, encoded by the coding sequence ATGGACAAACCATCCAAAATCAAGGCCGACGGAACGGCACATTCGGGGTTCGCGCGCCTCGATTCCGAGCCCTTCCCCGCCTTCGAGCCGGGCTGGGTGTGGCTGGTCGGAGCCGGTCCAGGGGCGCCGGGCCTCATGTCGCTTCTTTGTTATCATGCGCTGCAGTCGAGTGATGTCGTCGTCTATGACGCGCTGGTCAATCCCGACATTCTTAAATGGGTCAGGCCCGGCACGGCCCTCGAATATGCCGGCAAGCGGGGCGGCAAGCCCTCGGCCCAGCAGCGCGATATTACCCTGCGGCTGATCGAGCTGGCGGAAGCCGGCAAGCGGGTCCTGCGCCTGAAGGGAGGCGATCCCTTCATGTTCGGCCGCGGCGGCGAGGAATGCCAGCACCTGGTCAAGGCCGGCATTCCCTTCCGCATCGTGCCGGGCATTACCGCCGGCATCGGCGGACTCGCTTATGCCGGCCTCCCCGCCACCCATCGCGACACCAATCATTCGGTGATCTTCCTCACCGGCCATGACGCATCGGGCAAGATGCCGGCCAATGTGAACTGGCAGGCGGTCGCCACCGCCTCGCCAGTCATCGTGATGTATATGGCGGTCAAGAACCTGGACGAGATCGCCGATGCGCTCATCGCCGGCGGCCGCGACCCGGACGATACCGTCACGATCATCTCCCACGCGACGCTGCCCGGGCAATCAGTCGCCCACACGACGCTGGGCGCGGTGCGCGCTTTCCTGGCAAGCGCCGAACCCGCCACACCGGCCATTGTCGTGCTGGGGCCGATCGCCGAATGGCGTGAAGTCCTCGACTGGTATCAGGGGGCGCTCAGGGAGAATCCGGTTGGCTGA